The nucleotide window AATGGTACGACCATCAATTAAGATTTCCCCTCGCTCAAATTCATAAAAGCGCATCATTAAATTAATAATGGAGCTCTTCCCACTCCCTGTATGACCGACTAAGGCTACCGTTTCACCAGGTTTTGCTTTAAATGATATATTTTTCAATACATCTTGTTGGCCATCATAAGAAAAACTAACATTTCTAAATTCAATTTCCCCTTGATGAATCGATACATCATCCTGTTCTTGTTGGTGTGGTGTCACTTCATTATCATCTAAAAGCTTAAACACCCTTGAGGCAGAAACAATTGCTTGTTGGAACATAGACAAACGCATCATTAATTGATTGATTGGTTCAAAGAAGCGATCAAGATAGTTAATGAAAGCATATAGCACTCCAATTTCTACGGTATTTGAAAAACTAGTAATACCGAAAAAATTTAAGACTAAAACTAAGGAAAAGATATAAATAACGTCCATAGCTGGCCTTAAAAGTAGTCCATCTAGCCTAATATTCTTCATACCAGCTTGATAGTGCTGCTCATTTATATCTCCGAATTCTTGGCGTAAACGTTTTTCTTGTCGCAGTGCTTGAATCATACTCATACCTTGAATAGATTCACTTAATTTCGCATTTAATTGACTCAAGCGTTCTCTCATATCTTGATAAAAAACAGAACTGTATTTTCGATAAGTTTTCATGATGAAAAAAATGATAGGTAATAAGAACAGACAGAATAATGCAAGCTTTACATTGAGCGAAAACATCGCAATAAAAATACCGATTAACAAAAAGCCACTTTGAATAAATGATACAAGTACACTTACGAACATATCTTTAATCGCTTCTGTATCATTCGTCACTCTAGATACGATGCTTCCTGCAGGAGTTTTGTCAAAATAGCGCATTCCTAATCCCTGCACTTTTGAAAAAACTTCAATTCTTAATTGTTGTATAATTTTAAGCGCGACCTTTTGAAATGTTAATAATTGAAAATATGAAATAATGACTTTTAACACTAAGATGGATATATATGCGCCAGCTAACAAGACGATGGGCTCATATGGAAACGTTCGTGGTGTTAAATAATCGTCAATAAAGATTTTCACTAAAATTGGGCCTACTACTTCTCCTACAGTCGTGAAGATCAGTAAAACAAATGCGATCAAAATTGATTTTTTATGTGGAGAAGTATACGTTAACAACCGTTTGAAAACTTCTCGCTGAACTTTGGAGTCCATTACTTTTGTTTTCTCTTCCATCACTTAACCTCCATGCTCGACAAGTTCTTCTAGTTGCTGACGTACATACATCTCGTGATAATGACCATGAAGATCCATTAGTTCTTCATGAGTACCACGCTCAATTATTTTTCCTTCTTGAAGAACAATAATTAAATTCGCATGCTGTATTGCACTTAGACGATGCGATGTAATAAACGTTGTTTTCCCCGAGCGGTTCTCCTTTAATGATCTTAAAATAGACTCCTCCGTCTTAGCATCTACTGCACTTAATGAGTCATCAAGCATCAAGACTTCAGGATTCATTAGTAATGCCCGAGCAATGGATATCCTCTGTTTTTGTCCACCCGATAATGATACCCCCCGCTCACCAACGACTGTTTCGTAACCGTTTGTAAACGTTTTGATATCCTCATGAATATGAGCTAGTGAAGCCGCTGATTCAATATTTTCTTTTGGTGTAGAAGGGTCCGTAAAGGCAATATTTTCAGCAATTGTAGTAGAAAACAAGAAATGATCTTGTGGAACGTATCCCACTGATTCACGCAAACCTTCTAATGTGTAATCATCAAGGGAATGTTCGCCAAATTTTATAGAACCCTTATAACCTTCAAACTCTCGAATTAACAGCTTTAATAACGTCGTTTTGCCTGAGCCTGTTTTTCCCACAATCCCCAACGTCTCTCCACGCTTAACAGAAAAATGAATATTTTCCAATACAGGTTCGGATTCATTAGGATAAGTAAAGGAGTCAAGCTTATACGAAATCTCCCCTACTGGATTTGATGTAATGGCATTTTCTTTATCTTTAATTTCTCTCGTTTCTTTTAATAACAAGGACACTCGATCATAGGAAGCTCTGCCTCGCTCAACAATGTTAAATAACCACCCAAAAGCAAGCATCGGCCAAATTAATAATCCTAAATAGGTTGTAAATGATACTAACTCTCCAATCGTCAATTCACCGTTGATCACATAACGAGCACCAAACGATACGGATAAGAAGAAAGATACCCCTACAATGACAGCAATCGTTGGATCAAACAAAGAGTCAACCCTTGCAACAGAAATATTTTTTTGTACGACATCCTCCGATTGATCACGAAAAGATTCAATATCCTCTTTTTCTTGTCCAAACGTCTTTAATACTTTAATCCCACTTATACTCTCTTGTGTTTTATCATTTAATGAAGAAAATGCCTCCTGTGCTTTGTGGAATCGTTTATGTAACAAGCTTCCATAATAATTTGTTAATAAAGCCATAAAGGGCATTGGGATAAGAGCGATTAGTGTAAGCTTCCAACTAATCGTTGTCGCCATTGCGATAATGACAAATCCTCCGGTTGCCAAGGAATCCACAAGCGTCAAAACACCTGCTCCAGCCGTTTGTTGAATGGCCTGAAGGTCATTTGTCGCATGTGCCATTAAATCCCCTGTTCTCCTTTTTTGGTAAAAGGATGAAGACATTTCGGTAAAATGGCGGAACAATTGATTTCGTAACTGCCGTGATAGCTTTACAGCTGAACCAAAAATTCGAATTCTCCATTGGAAACGCAAAATATACATAGTAATGGCTGTTACAGCTAAAATTGCACTCCACTTCCATATTGACCCTACAGTAAATTGTCCTCTATTGATTTCATCCACCACAAACCCAATGACTTTAGGTGGAACTAACTCAAACATAGCAACAAATAAAAGCATAATAATGCCAACAATATACGCCTTCTTTTCTTGCTTAAAAAACCACATTAAGTCTTTAAATATACTCATCTAGTGGCCCCCTTTCCGCTTCTAAGATTTAAGCCTTCAATTAGTTTATCAAAAATTTTTTGAATATAGAAGCTACTCTTACATATTTTCTTCACATTCGATAAAGATGTTCATTTGCCATATTGGAGGATTCTCAAGTGCTTCTGTATTTTATAGGAGTTGAATACTGATTTAACCGAAAGAAAACACAGAATATTCCTATTCCTCGTAGCAATAAACTTAAACGGAGATTAAAATCTACTATAAAACTTTAAATAGCAGTGGACAAAAAAGCACCTCCGAACAACCTTCCGTTCGGGGGTGCTTTTTCATTATAATAAATGGTTTTACCTTATTTAATAGACGGTTCTGCTACTTTTACGAGTAGCTTTCCTAGATTCGTCCCTTTAAATAATCCGATAAATGCTTCAGGTGTGTTTTCAAACCCTTCAATAATCGTTTCTTCATATTTTAGTCTACCTTGTGTTAGCCACTGTGCTAATTGCATAATGCCTTCTTCGGCACGTTGAATATAATCACTAACAAGAAAGCCCTTCATAAGAACACGATTTTTAATTAAAGTTGTTTGAATACGTGGACCAATATCCTCTTGTAGGTTATAGGCTGAGATGGCACCACATACAGGAATTCTTGCATTTACATTTAAATGTTTAAATACTTCGTCTGATACCTCTCCACCTACATTTTCAAAATAGACATCAATACCATCTTCACAGGCGTTACTTAGTTCTGTTGCAAAATGCTCACTCTTATAATTTATCGCAGCATCAAAATGAAGCTCATTTAAGAGGTAATCGAGCTTTTCTTGGGAGCCGGCAATCCCCACAACTTTCGCTCCTTTAATCTTAGCGATTTGTCCAACAACCATCCCAACGGCACCAGCTGCGCCAGAAACAACAACGGTTTCTCCTTCTTGAGGTTGACCGATATCAAGCAATCCAAAATAAGCAGTTAACCCTGTCATGCCCAGTATTCCTAATGCTGTTGAAATCGGAGCGATAGAAGGATTTACCTTTTGAAGCTGGGATTCATGTGCAACTTGATAGGTAGCCCACTTTTGCATCCCTACAACAATGTCACCCTTCTGAAATTTTTGTGAATTAGATTCTA belongs to Bacillus spongiae and includes:
- a CDS encoding NADP-dependent oxidoreductase, with protein sequence MKMKEIQLASRPEGVPSHANFNFIEGDSQAPQEGEVLTKTLYLSVDPYMRGRMRQEKSYAAPYELNETIVGGVVSEVIESNSQKFQKGDIVVGMQKWATYQVAHESQLQKVNPSIAPISTALGILGMTGLTAYFGLLDIGQPQEGETVVVSGAAGAVGMVVGQIAKIKGAKVVGIAGSQEKLDYLLNELHFDAAINYKSEHFATELSNACEDGIDVYFENVGGEVSDEVFKHLNVNARIPVCGAISAYNLQEDIGPRIQTTLIKNRVLMKGFLVSDYIQRAEEGIMQLAQWLTQGRLKYEETIIEGFENTPEAFIGLFKGTNLGKLLVKVAEPSIK
- a CDS encoding ABC transporter transmembrane domain-containing protein — protein: MSIFKDLMWFFKQEKKAYIVGIIMLLFVAMFELVPPKVIGFVVDEINRGQFTVGSIWKWSAILAVTAITMYILRFQWRIRIFGSAVKLSRQLRNQLFRHFTEMSSSFYQKRRTGDLMAHATNDLQAIQQTAGAGVLTLVDSLATGGFVIIAMATTISWKLTLIALIPMPFMALLTNYYGSLLHKRFHKAQEAFSSLNDKTQESISGIKVLKTFGQEKEDIESFRDQSEDVVQKNISVARVDSLFDPTIAVIVGVSFFLSVSFGARYVINGELTIGELVSFTTYLGLLIWPMLAFGWLFNIVERGRASYDRVSLLLKETREIKDKENAITSNPVGEISYKLDSFTYPNESEPVLENIHFSVKRGETLGIVGKTGSGKTTLLKLLIREFEGYKGSIKFGEHSLDDYTLEGLRESVGYVPQDHFLFSTTIAENIAFTDPSTPKENIESAASLAHIHEDIKTFTNGYETVVGERGVSLSGGQKQRISIARALLMNPEVLMLDDSLSAVDAKTEESILRSLKENRSGKTTFITSHRLSAIQHANLIIVLQEGKIIERGTHEELMDLHGHYHEMYVRQQLEELVEHGG
- a CDS encoding ABC transporter ATP-binding protein, with the translated sequence MEEKTKVMDSKVQREVFKRLLTYTSPHKKSILIAFVLLIFTTVGEVVGPILVKIFIDDYLTPRTFPYEPIVLLAGAYISILVLKVIISYFQLLTFQKVALKIIQQLRIEVFSKVQGLGMRYFDKTPAGSIVSRVTNDTEAIKDMFVSVLVSFIQSGFLLIGIFIAMFSLNVKLALFCLFLLPIIFFIMKTYRKYSSVFYQDMRERLSQLNAKLSESIQGMSMIQALRQEKRLRQEFGDINEQHYQAGMKNIRLDGLLLRPAMDVIYIFSLVLVLNFFGITSFSNTVEIGVLYAFINYLDRFFEPINQLMMRLSMFQQAIVSASRVFKLLDDNEVTPHQQEQDDVSIHQGEIEFRNVSFSYDGQQDVLKNISFKAKPGETVALVGHTGSGKSSIINLMMRFYEFERGEILIDGRTIKAYKMDEIRDKLGLVLQDPFLFFGTIADNIRLHDKDIDDQAIVEAAEFVQAHSFIENLPGQYEHQVEERGSTFSSGERQLLAFARTMAAKPKILVLDEATANIDTETEEAIQAALEKMRRGRTTIAIAHRLSTIQDADQILVLHHGEIVERGTHQELLGQKGLYHKMYLLQNGLVNSMEDVVR